A portion of the Oncorhynchus gorbuscha isolate QuinsamMale2020 ecotype Even-year linkage group LG19, OgorEven_v1.0, whole genome shotgun sequence genome contains these proteins:
- the LOC124006017 gene encoding uncharacterized protein LOC124006017 isoform X1 translates to MPPTSGTTTVITRTSTFVAVSTPSTPSQGLTFRDTTLVTTIKTTVAECVSETLVNVIRLEKITSKLISVSWTGINLDQQIQYKVKLESGSNSNQSETSATKAVFSDLTPGTMYTLIIEYLSCSIKKYISANIITAGKVYESFTRIPGRDFVSDYTNQSSKLYKDFVTNFTMQVENNLPKEYRDLIRDKEMVIVVTGVRRGSVIVDFDLVTALEVNLSTSDVQNSVINALKSSALGVDLNITSVKEADICQRGSYTCSKNASCIREGPSHTCECKARFYDRNPTVPGTDCKRNITPGADSCKGVSQISTAPGEGWKVATIVLGVLLGLILLVGVVVLVSTAVRKATGKLTSYNLQHTEHNRQVVSNDYLQGCYSYQIKNIKILNINNI, encoded by the exons ATGCCACCAACAAGTGGTACTACTACAGTAATAACAAGAACCTCAACATTTGTAGCAGTATCCACTCCCTCAACTCCCTCACAGGGACTAACTTTCAGAGACACTACTTTGGTGACAACAATCAAAACCACTGTTGCAGAATGCG TGTCAGAAACTCTGGTGAATGTCATCAGGCTGGAGAAAATCACCAGTAAGTTAATCAGTGTGAGTTGGACAGGTATTAACCTGGACCAGCAGATACAGTACAAAGTGAAGCTGGAGTCTGGTTCCAACTCAAACCAGAGTGAGACCTCAGCCACCAAAGCTGTTTTCTCAGACCTTACTCCTGGAACCATGTACACTCTGATTATTGAGTACTTATCCTGCAGTATCAAGAAATACATTTCAGCAAACATAATCACTG ctGGAAAGGTCTATGAATCTTTCACTCGAATTCCAGGTAGAGATTTTGTGTCTGATTATACAAATCAATCCAGCAAACTTTACAAAGACTTTGTAACAAATTTCACCATGCAG GTTGAAAACAATCTCCCGAAGGAATACCGGGACCTTATCAGGGATAAAGAAATGGTGATTGTTGTGACTGGTGTTCGCAGAGGAAGTGTGATCGTTGACTTTGATCTGGTCACTGCTCTGGAGGTCAACCTGTCAACCTCTGACGTGCAGAACAGCGTCATCAATGCGCTGAAATCATCTGCACTCGGAGTGGATCTGAATATCACCTCTGTAAAAG AGGCAGACATCTGTCAAAGAGGCAGTTACACATGCTCAAAAAATGCCAGCTGTATCAGAGAGGGACCTTCACATACATGTGAATGCAAGGCAAGATTCTATGACAGAAATCCAACCGTACCGGGAACTGACTGCAAGA GAAATATCACTCCAGGTGCAGATTCATGCAAAG GAGTTTCCCAGATATCAACGGCCCCGGGAGAAGGCTGGAAAGTGGCGACCATAGTCCTGGGAGTTCTGCTGGGCTTGATTTTGTTAGTCGGGGTTGTCGTTCTGGTCAGCACCGCAGTGAGGAAAGCAACTGGCAAGCTGACCTCATACAACCTCCAGCACACAGAGCACAACAGACAGGTGGTGTCCAATGACTATTTACAAGGATGTTATTCTTACCAGATCAAAAATATCAAGATATTGAATATTAATAACATTTGA
- the LOC124006017 gene encoding uncharacterized protein LOC124006017 isoform X2 has product MPPTSGTTTVITRTSTFVAVSTPSTPSQGLTFRDTTLVTTIKTTVAECVSETLVNVIRLEKITSKLISVSWTGINLDQQIQYKVKLESGSNSNQSETSATKAVFSDLTPGTMYTLIIEYLSCSIKKYISANIITAGKVYESFTRIPGRDFVSDYTNQSSKLYKDFVTNFTMQVENNLPKEYRDLIRDKEMVIVVTGVRRGSVIVDFDLVTALEVNLSTSDVQNSVINALKSSALGVDLNITSVKEADICQRGSYTCSKNASCIREGPSHTCECKARFYDRNPTVPGTDCKRVSQISTAPGEGWKVATIVLGVLLGLILLVGVVVLVSTAVRKATGKLTSYNLQHTEHNRQVVSNDYLQGCYSYQIKNIKILNINNI; this is encoded by the exons ATGCCACCAACAAGTGGTACTACTACAGTAATAACAAGAACCTCAACATTTGTAGCAGTATCCACTCCCTCAACTCCCTCACAGGGACTAACTTTCAGAGACACTACTTTGGTGACAACAATCAAAACCACTGTTGCAGAATGCG TGTCAGAAACTCTGGTGAATGTCATCAGGCTGGAGAAAATCACCAGTAAGTTAATCAGTGTGAGTTGGACAGGTATTAACCTGGACCAGCAGATACAGTACAAAGTGAAGCTGGAGTCTGGTTCCAACTCAAACCAGAGTGAGACCTCAGCCACCAAAGCTGTTTTCTCAGACCTTACTCCTGGAACCATGTACACTCTGATTATTGAGTACTTATCCTGCAGTATCAAGAAATACATTTCAGCAAACATAATCACTG ctGGAAAGGTCTATGAATCTTTCACTCGAATTCCAGGTAGAGATTTTGTGTCTGATTATACAAATCAATCCAGCAAACTTTACAAAGACTTTGTAACAAATTTCACCATGCAG GTTGAAAACAATCTCCCGAAGGAATACCGGGACCTTATCAGGGATAAAGAAATGGTGATTGTTGTGACTGGTGTTCGCAGAGGAAGTGTGATCGTTGACTTTGATCTGGTCACTGCTCTGGAGGTCAACCTGTCAACCTCTGACGTGCAGAACAGCGTCATCAATGCGCTGAAATCATCTGCACTCGGAGTGGATCTGAATATCACCTCTGTAAAAG AGGCAGACATCTGTCAAAGAGGCAGTTACACATGCTCAAAAAATGCCAGCTGTATCAGAGAGGGACCTTCACATACATGTGAATGCAAGGCAAGATTCTATGACAGAAATCCAACCGTACCGGGAACTGACTGCAAGA GAGTTTCCCAGATATCAACGGCCCCGGGAGAAGGCTGGAAAGTGGCGACCATAGTCCTGGGAGTTCTGCTGGGCTTGATTTTGTTAGTCGGGGTTGTCGTTCTGGTCAGCACCGCAGTGAGGAAAGCAACTGGCAAGCTGACCTCATACAACCTCCAGCACACAGAGCACAACAGACAGGTGGTGTCCAATGACTATTTACAAGGATGTTATTCTTACCAGATCAAAAATATCAAGATATTGAATATTAATAACATTTGA
- the LOC124005878 gene encoding microtubule-associated protein 6 homolog isoform X1, which yields MAWPCITRACCINRFWSELDKADIAVPLVFTKYSDVAEVQHLHPQPPSRQKRTGPITIETQPSHSEPAALAAKAPPATGAASGKHGCSASVMRQDFREWKDIRPEPSYKPKNEYHPSATPFNNVTQYQKDYKPWPVPKKGDHPWIPKPSPTASSSAQEGGVGTKLEHAATEPESGVEKSEIEEKVQEKESIERKKKPLKEKSVEKKVSAKTEGQPPAGGTVEGKGRAAADALNRQIKQVVSTGTGSSYRNEFKAYKDVKPVKLTKPQSQYKPPLDEKDKTSLETSYSATYKGEQTKVQPTDNKLLERRRIRSLYNEPSGKETTKVDKTKTKPKKTTTTSKMVKKVKEKTIAGALSTKKKTSTSTKPDESKPGGVISKKSKEISNRLAEAKK from the exons ATGGCATGGCCGTGCATCACACGGGCTTGCTGCATTAACCGCTTCTGGAGTGAATTAGACAAAGCGGACATCGCCGTGCCTCTGGTTTTCACGAAATATTCGGATGTGGCCGAGGTGCAACACCTCCATCCTCAGCCTCCATCTAGACAGAAGAGGACCGGACCTATCACCATAGAAACCCAACCTTCTCACAGTGAACCGGCGGCGCTGGCGGCCAAGGCACCGCCCGCGACTGGTGCCGCATCAGGAAAACATGGCTGTAGTGCGTCTGTGATGCGCCAGGATTTCAGGGAATGGAAAGATATACGCCCGGAGCCCAGCTACAAACCCAAGAATGAATATCACCCCTCGGCGACTCCTTTCAACAACGTAACCCAGTATCAGAAGGATTATAAACCATGGCCTGTCCCGAAAAAGGGAGACCACCCCTGGATCCCCAAACCCAGCCCCACTGCCTCCTCCAGTGCCCAAGAAGGAGGCGTTGGGACCAAATTGGAGCATGCAGCCACAGAGCCCGAGAGCGGTGTGGAGAAGAGTGAAATTGAAGAAAAGGTGCAAGAGAAAGAATCCATAGAGAGGAAAAAGAAACCATTGAAGGAGAAGAGTGTAGAGAAGAAAGTGAGTGCCAAAACGGAGGGACAGCCACCAGCAGGTGGCACTGTGGAGGGGAAAGGAAGGGCAGCAGCAGACGCGCTGAACAGACAGATAAAACAGGTCGTCTCAACTGGCACTGGCAGCTCTTATAG GAATGAGTTCAAGGCATACAAAGATGTGAAGCCAGTGAAGTTAACCAAGCCCCAGTCTCAGTACAAACCTCCTCTGGATGAGAAGGACAAGACCAGCCTGGAGACCAGCTACAGCGCCACCTACAAGGGGGAGCAGACCAAGGTGCAGCCCACTGACAACAAGCTGCTGGAGCGCAGGAGGATACGCAGCCTGTACAACGAGCCGAGCGGCAAGGAGACCACCAAG GTGGACAAGACAAAAACCAAACCAAAAAAGACAACAACAACGAGCAAAATGGTGAAAAAGGTAAAAGAGAAGACCATCGCTGGTGCACTGTCAACCAAGAAGAAAACCTCCACGAGCACCAAACCAGACGAGTCCAAGCCAGGAGGAGTTATCTCAAAGAAGAGCAAAGAGATAAGCAATAGACTGGCTGAGGCAAAAAAGTAA
- the LOC124005878 gene encoding microtubule-associated protein 6 homolog isoform X2 — protein MAWPCITRACCINRFWSELDKADIAVPLVFTKYSDVAEVQHLHPQPPSRQKRTGPITIETQPSHSEPAALAAKAPPATGAASGKHGCSASVMRQDFREWKDIRPEPSYKPKNEYHPSATPFNNVTQYQKDYKPWPVPKKGDHPWIPKPSPTASSSAQEGGVGTKLEHAATEPESGVEKSEIEEKVQEKESIERKKKPLKEKSVEKKVSAKTEGQPPAGGTVEGKGRAAADALNRQIKQVVSTGTGSSYRNEFKAYKDVKPVKLTKPQSQYKPPLDEKDKTSLETSYSATYKGEQTKVQPTDNKLLERRRIRSLYNEPSGKETTKDCSETESSSILDLL, from the exons ATGGCATGGCCGTGCATCACACGGGCTTGCTGCATTAACCGCTTCTGGAGTGAATTAGACAAAGCGGACATCGCCGTGCCTCTGGTTTTCACGAAATATTCGGATGTGGCCGAGGTGCAACACCTCCATCCTCAGCCTCCATCTAGACAGAAGAGGACCGGACCTATCACCATAGAAACCCAACCTTCTCACAGTGAACCGGCGGCGCTGGCGGCCAAGGCACCGCCCGCGACTGGTGCCGCATCAGGAAAACATGGCTGTAGTGCGTCTGTGATGCGCCAGGATTTCAGGGAATGGAAAGATATACGCCCGGAGCCCAGCTACAAACCCAAGAATGAATATCACCCCTCGGCGACTCCTTTCAACAACGTAACCCAGTATCAGAAGGATTATAAACCATGGCCTGTCCCGAAAAAGGGAGACCACCCCTGGATCCCCAAACCCAGCCCCACTGCCTCCTCCAGTGCCCAAGAAGGAGGCGTTGGGACCAAATTGGAGCATGCAGCCACAGAGCCCGAGAGCGGTGTGGAGAAGAGTGAAATTGAAGAAAAGGTGCAAGAGAAAGAATCCATAGAGAGGAAAAAGAAACCATTGAAGGAGAAGAGTGTAGAGAAGAAAGTGAGTGCCAAAACGGAGGGACAGCCACCAGCAGGTGGCACTGTGGAGGGGAAAGGAAGGGCAGCAGCAGACGCGCTGAACAGACAGATAAAACAGGTCGTCTCAACTGGCACTGGCAGCTCTTATAG GAATGAGTTCAAGGCATACAAAGATGTGAAGCCAGTGAAGTTAACCAAGCCCCAGTCTCAGTACAAACCTCCTCTGGATGAGAAGGACAAGACCAGCCTGGAGACCAGCTACAGCGCCACCTACAAGGGGGAGCAGACCAAGGTGCAGCCCACTGACAACAAGCTGCTGGAGCGCAGGAGGATACGCAGCCTGTACAACGAGCCGAGCGGCAAGGAGACCACCAAG GACTGTTCTGAGACTGAGAGCAGCTCTATTCTAGATCTGCTGTAG